ACCCGTGCGGTGAGATCGGGGCTGTCCTTCGACACCGCGACGCCGATCACCTCCGGCTGCACCTCGCCGTCCACGATCCGCACGGTCTGGTCCTGGGCGGCCTGACCGGCCGCCAGGCCGTCGTCGGTCATGGTGGCGTCGATCTTGCCGAGTTGCATGAGAACCAGGCAGTCCAGCTGGTTCTCCACCACCGTGAGCGCCTTGGCGGTCTTCTTGTCGTTGAGCACGTTGAAGGCCGTGGAGCCCTTCGCGGCGCACACGGTCTTGCCGTTGATCGCCTCGTCGACGCTCTTCACCGGGGACGACCGGGGCACCAGGACCCGCTGGGTGATGTTGAAGTACGGCTTGGAGAAGGCGACGTCCTCCATCCGCTTGCAGTTGACGGTCATGGTGCGGACGATCAGGTCGACCCGGTGCTTCTGGACGGCGTCGACCCGGTCGGCGGTCGCCACCGGCTTGAGCACCACCTTGTCCGGGTCGCCCATGATCGCGGCGCCGATCGCCCTGGCGAGGTCGATGTCGAAGCCCTCGATCTGGCCGGTGTTGGGGTTGCGGGCGCCCCAGCGGTAGCTGTTCTGGTCCACGCCGATCACCAGGCTGCGCTTGGCCTTGATGGCCTTCACCGCCGGGCCGTCCTCGCTGCTCGGCGGGACGCTCCGGTAGATGTCGCAGGGATCGGCCTGCGCTTCCTGTGCCGCCTGCGGTGCGGCCGTCCCCACGGTGGCGGCCGGTGCGGCGCCGGACGGGCCGCCCCCGCCGAGCACGGCGGCGCAGGACGCCAGCAGCGCCAGCGCCGTCACCGACCGGGTCCGTACGGTCCCCTTGCGCATCTGTCCGTCTCCCCCTCTACCGGTACTCGGCCAGTCGGCGGCCGAGACCGCGCAGCGCCGCCGCGGCGGCCACCAGGCCCAGCACCGCGAGTGAGACGGCAGCGGTGCGCAGGTCTCCGTCGGTGCCGTCGGCGGCCTTGTGGAACTCTTGCTGCTCGATGCCGGCGGCCTTCGCGAGCTGCTGGTCGGTGGCGTTGAACGAGGCGTCGGCGGTGTTCGGCGCCTTGGCCTGCTCGGCCGTCACAGTCTCGTCCAGGGCGCCCTGGTAGTCCGCGTTGTCGATCTCCAGTTTCCGGGCGTCGTCGTGCCGGTCGTGCCAGGTGTCGTACTGCTGCGCCGCGTCGGCGACGGTCACCCGGGCGACCGGGGGAGCGAGCCGGAAGGCCTCCGGCAGGGATCCGGAACGGGCGTCCTCCGGCGTGCCCTTGGGAACGCTCTTGGACAGGTGCTCGGTGGTCTTCGTCCACAGCTCCGCGTACTGGGCGGTGGAGCCGCGGGCGACGTAGTGCAGGTTCTCCGCCAGGCGGGCGGTCAGCACGTCCACCCGCGCGGTGTTGAGGGCGCGCAGCGGGGTGGCGCCGTCGCGGTCGCTGTCCTTGAGCGCGGCGCCGGTGGCCGCGCTGGTGACGCCCAGCCAGAGCGTGCCGGCCAGGACGGCGGCGGTGGCGCCGAGCAGTCCGACGTTGAACACCCGGTTGGTGCGGCGGTACAGCACCACCTGCACCCACACCAGCGCGCCGATGGTGACCACGGCCAGCAGGTACGCCCCCCACGGTGCGGCCTTGGCCTCGGCGTAGTCGTCGGCGAGCTCCTGGTTCTCCGCGGCCGTCAGCTCGGCGGCGGCCGGGAGCAGCACGGTGCGCATCTGATCGGAGGCGTACCGCAGGTAGGCGCCGCCGAGCGGGAAGCCCTGCCGGTTGTCCGCCCGGGCGCTCTCCACCAGGCCGGCGTAGACCGGCAGTTGCTGGTTGAGCCGGGCCAGCGAGCCCTGCGCGGGCGAGGAGGCGGTGGTCCGGGCGGCGGCCTCGGCGACCAGCCTGGCGGCCGTCGACAGGTCCTGCTCGTAGCGGTCGCGGACGGTCTTCGGCTCGGCGCCGGCGAGCAGGAAGCCGGTCGCCGCGGTGGTGTCCGCGTCGGCGAGGGAGCGGTGGATGTCCGCCGCGGCCTGGCTCAGCGGCTGGCTGTACGACACCACCCGCTCGG
The nucleotide sequence above comes from Streptomyces kaniharaensis. Encoded proteins:
- a CDS encoding glutamate ABC transporter substrate-binding protein; the encoded protein is MRKGTVRTRSVTALALLASCAAVLGGGGPSGAAPAATVGTAAPQAAQEAQADPCDIYRSVPPSSEDGPAVKAIKAKRSLVIGVDQNSYRWGARNPNTGQIEGFDIDLARAIGAAIMGDPDKVVLKPVATADRVDAVQKHRVDLIVRTMTVNCKRMEDVAFSKPYFNITQRVLVPRSSPVKSVDEAINGKTVCAAKGSTAFNVLNDKKTAKALTVVENQLDCLVLMQLGKIDATMTDDGLAAGQAAQDQTVRIVDGEVQPEVIGVAVSKDSPDLTARVNQVLADYYASGAWRSSYERWLKPYMLNEADHYWPGTAAR